The proteins below come from a single Pelagibaculum spongiae genomic window:
- a CDS encoding alpha/beta fold hydrolase, translating into MTPDIKIAGAVANKHYFDLPLDYSQPQGQKIQIFARELVAVDSQDKDLPYLVFFQGGPGFAAARPTAKGGWIKRALKEYRVLLLDQRGTGLSTPVSAATLAGLSPQQQADYFSHLRADNIVRDAEAIRAQLSPNKPWSILGQSFGGFCVLRYLSAAAQGVKEAYLTGGIPSLTRPADEVYQATYKRLLTKNQDFFERFSDAQQLMTELAEYISTNEVLLDSGEKLTVEMLQLLGIAFGGESGPEAVYYLIEQALVSQAMADGSVRKIINPLFLSQFSQMLDYNTNPIYTLLHEAIYCQGDASNWSAERVRQQYPEFNWQSGQPFLFTGEMVYPWFCDQFKNLKSLKEAANILAEKTDWPELYDLDILKNNTVPAAAAIYSEDMYVEMQYSLETVAKVNHLKYWLTSEYEHNGLRMDGEKILDRLIAINRGEQLH; encoded by the coding sequence ATGACTCCCGATATTAAAATTGCCGGTGCGGTGGCAAATAAACATTATTTTGACTTGCCATTAGATTATAGCCAGCCGCAAGGGCAGAAAATTCAAATATTTGCTAGAGAACTGGTTGCAGTAGATAGCCAGGATAAAGATCTGCCATATCTGGTGTTTTTTCAAGGTGGTCCCGGGTTTGCTGCTGCCAGGCCAACTGCCAAGGGTGGCTGGATCAAGCGGGCATTAAAGGAATATCGGGTGCTATTGCTGGATCAGCGAGGCACTGGTTTATCAACACCAGTGAGTGCTGCGACTTTAGCAGGTTTGAGCCCACAGCAGCAGGCGGATTATTTCAGCCATTTGCGTGCCGATAATATTGTTCGAGATGCTGAAGCGATTCGTGCCCAACTTAGCCCAAATAAACCCTGGAGTATTTTAGGGCAAAGCTTTGGTGGCTTTTGCGTATTACGTTACTTGAGTGCAGCAGCTCAAGGTGTCAAGGAAGCCTATTTAACGGGTGGTATTCCTTCGCTGACTCGTCCTGCTGATGAAGTTTATCAGGCAACTTATAAACGCCTGCTGACAAAAAACCAGGATTTCTTTGAACGGTTCTCCGATGCTCAACAGTTGATGACTGAGCTGGCAGAATATATTTCAACTAATGAAGTGCTGCTTGATAGCGGTGAGAAGTTAACGGTTGAAATGTTGCAGCTGCTAGGTATTGCCTTTGGTGGCGAGTCTGGGCCTGAAGCAGTTTATTATTTGATTGAGCAAGCGCTGGTGAGCCAGGCTATGGCTGATGGTTCGGTGCGTAAAATCATCAATCCACTGTTTTTGAGCCAATTCAGTCAGATGCTCGATTACAACACCAACCCGATTTATACCTTGTTACATGAAGCTATTTATTGCCAAGGTGATGCTTCTAACTGGTCCGCAGAACGTGTTCGCCAACAGTATCCAGAATTTAATTGGCAGTCAGGCCAGCCATTTTTATTCACCGGTGAAATGGTTTATCCATGGTTTTGTGACCAGTTTAAAAACCTGAAATCATTAAAAGAAGCAGCCAATATTCTGGCTGAAAAAACCGATTGGCCAGAGTTGTATGACCTGGATATTCTAAAAAACAATACTGTACCAGCAGCAGCGGCTATTTACAGTGAAGACATGTATGTAGAAATGCAGTACAGCCTGGAAACAGTCGCTAAAGTTAATCATCTGAAATATTGGTTAACTTCAGAGTATGAACATAACGGATTACGCATGGATGGCGAGAAAATTCTTGACCGGTTAATTGCGATTAATCGCGGTGAGCAGTTGCACTAA